The genomic interval CAGGCCGATCTGTGGCTCGCCGGGCATTTGCGGATCGAGCAGCCCTGGGCGCTCGATTTCGCGTGGCAGGATGTGGACTGGACGGTAGCCCCCATCGGGTACCATCCAGTCCCCGGCCGCCCCCGCGCCGTTGTCCCGATCTACTCGCCAGGTCTCCCGCTCCTGATGGCGCTCGGGAAGCTGCTGGCGGGCCCGACCGGGCTGTTCATGGTGGTGCCCCTCCTGGGCGGACTGGCCGTCTGGCTGACCTACAGGTTCGGCGCCCACCTCGTGGACCACGAGGTGGCGCTGGCGGCCGCCGCGCTGCTGGCCACGAGTCCGGCGTTCCTGAATCAACTGATGTGGCCGATGAGCGACGTGCCGGTCACCGCCTGGTGGATGCTGGTGCTCCTGCTGGTCCTCGGCGGGGCGCGGCGGCGCTTCCTCTACGCGGGATTGGCGGCGTCGGTGGCCCTGCTGATCCGGCCGAACCTCGTGCCGATCGCGGCCGTCGTGGCGCTCGCCGCGGCGTGTTCCACGCACGCCGCGGTGCCGGCGACCCTGTCGTCTTCCTCGCGGGCGCCGGTCAGGGACCGAGTGGTTTCCATCGCGCTGTTCGTGCTGGGGACGTTGCCCGGCGTCCTGATGATCGCGGCCCTTGACTGGTACTGGCACGGCGGCCCGTTGCAGTCCGGCTACGCGCCGTTCGATCAGCTGTACAAGCTGAGATTCGGTCCGGAGAATCTCGTGCACTACGCCGGCTGGCTGTGGGACACGCAGACCCCGCTGGTCCTGCTGGCCCCGATCGCCTTCTTCCTGCCCGGTGTGCTGCCCGTGTGGGATCGGCACCCGTCCGCAGCGGTATCGCCGCGTGTCCTGCTGGCGGGCGTCATGGTGGCCGTTGCCGCGTGCTACGTCTTCTACGTGCCGTTCGGCCACTGGTCGTTCGTGCGGTTCCTGCTGCCGGCGTATCCCGCCATGCTGATCGCGAGCGTGGCCACTCTCGCGTGGGTGCTCCGTCCGCTGCCGGCGCGCTCGCGCTCGCTGGTCATCGTGCTCGTG from Vicinamibacterales bacterium carries:
- a CDS encoding glycosyltransferase family 39 protein, giving the protein MPSRGTIIGWLAILLAVLTTVAGARWNTNAASGSDSYGYVSQADLWLAGHLRIEQPWALDFAWQDVDWTVAPIGYHPVPGRPRAVVPIYSPGLPLLMALGKLLAGPTGLFMVVPLLGGLAVWLTYRFGAHLVDHEVALAAAALLATSPAFLNQLMWPMSDVPVTAWWMLVLLLVLGGARRRFLYAGLAASVALLIRPNLVPIAAVVALAAACSTHAAVPATLSSSSRAPVRDRVVSIALFVLGTLPGVLMIAALDWYWHGGPLQSGYAPFDQLYKLRFGPENLVHYAGWLWDTQTPLVLLAPIAFFLPGVLPVWDRHPSAAVSPRVLLAGVMVAVAACYVFYVPFGHWSFVRFLLPAYPAMLIASVATLAWVLRPLPARSRSLVIVLVTLAVMGFQVKVAADRFVFLIGAEEQRAVLAAHRVAVSTPPNAMILSMQHSGSLRYYSGRKTIRWDFLMARDLDAAVAAIRARGYRPYIALDAWERPRFEERFAGWSALGNLDNVPRTELVRNFWLFQP